A genomic region of Xanthomonas fragariae contains the following coding sequences:
- the ykgO gene encoding type B 50S ribosomal protein L36: MKVLSSLKSAKTRHPDCKVITRHGKTFVICKSNPRFKARQR, encoded by the coding sequence ATGAAAGTCCTGTCTTCCCTGAAGTCTGCGAAGACCCGTCACCCTGACTGCAAGGTGATCACCCGCCACGGTAAGACCTTCGTCATCTGCAAGTCGAACCCGCGCTTCAAGGCGCGTCAGCGCTAA
- the cmk gene encoding (d)CMP kinase: MTDLSPVLTIDGPSGAGKGTVSRIVAARLGWHYLDSGALYRAVGVSASWADLDVSDPAALVRCTFDTKVEFDDAGDAGLRVLVNGVNATRELRLETTGALASAIAAIPEVRSALKERQRAFRRAPGLVADGRDMGTVIFPDAAFKVFLTASAEERAGRRHKQLMEKGVSVTFGDMLRQIMARDARDAQRVVAPLRAAEDAVRIDTSGMGIEDVVKRVVGLLADRTPS; this comes from the coding sequence ATGACCGACCTTTCGCCCGTCCTCACCATCGATGGCCCTTCCGGTGCCGGCAAGGGGACCGTGAGCCGGATTGTGGCTGCCCGGTTGGGCTGGCACTACCTCGATTCGGGCGCACTGTATCGCGCGGTCGGCGTGTCGGCGAGCTGGGCCGATCTGGACGTGTCAGACCCGGCGGCGCTGGTGCGCTGCACCTTCGATACTAAAGTGGAGTTCGACGATGCGGGCGATGCCGGGCTGCGGGTGCTGGTCAACGGAGTGAATGCCACTAGGGAATTGCGCCTGGAAACCACCGGTGCGCTGGCTTCGGCGATTGCCGCCATTCCAGAGGTGCGCAGCGCCTTGAAAGAGCGTCAACGTGCATTCAGACGGGCGCCCGGATTGGTCGCCGATGGCCGCGACATGGGTACGGTGATCTTCCCCGACGCTGCCTTCAAGGTCTTTTTGACCGCCAGTGCCGAAGAACGTGCGGGCCGTCGCCATAAACAGTTGATGGAAAAGGGTGTTTCGGTTACCTTTGGCGATATGCTGCGCCAGATCATGGCCCGTGATGCACGGGATGCGCAGCGGGTGGTGGCGCCATTGCGGGCGGCCGAAGACGCCGTCCGGATCGATACCAGTGGAATGGGAATCGAGGATGTCGTCAAGCGTGTGGTTGGGTTGTTGGCAGACCGCACGCCGTCGTAA
- the rpsA gene encoding 30S ribosomal protein S1 gives MTESFAELFEASQTNLAKLKPGSIVTGTVVEVRGDVVVINAGLKSEGIVPIEQFRNDAGEIDVGVGDQVKVALDSIENGFGETVLSREKAKRAMVWDELEEALEKNETITGRISGKVKGGFTVDIKDVRAFLPGSLVDVRPVRDPAYLEGKELEFKLIKLDRKRNNVVVSRRAVVESEHSEEREQLMDKLQEGAILKGVVKNLTDYGAFVDLGGIDGLLHITDMAWKRVRHPSEVVNVGDELDVRVLKFDRERNRVSLGLKQLGEDPWDNIARRYPANSRVFGKVSNVTDYGAFVEIEPGVEGLVHVSEMDWTNKNVNPSKVVQVGDEVEVMVLDVDEERRRISLGMKQVAANPWETFAATHKKNDKVSGQIKSITDFGIFIGLDGGIDGLVHLSDISWNTTGEDVVRNYKKGDTLEAVVLAVDPERERISLGVKQLEQDPFGQYMASNPKGSKVEGVVREVDAKGAMIDLADGIEGYVAARDIANERVDDAAQHLKVGDKIEAKFVGMDRKGRTLQLSIKAKDDAEMRETLEEYQSSAASGGMTQLGALLRAQLNSNKSE, from the coding sequence ATGACAGAATCTTTTGCTGAACTGTTCGAAGCCAGTCAAACCAATCTGGCGAAGCTGAAGCCGGGCTCGATCGTCACTGGTACCGTGGTGGAAGTACGCGGCGACGTGGTGGTGATCAACGCTGGCTTGAAGTCCGAAGGCATCGTGCCGATCGAGCAGTTCCGTAATGACGCTGGCGAGATCGATGTTGGCGTAGGCGACCAGGTCAAGGTTGCCCTTGATTCCATCGAGAACGGCTTCGGAGAGACCGTGCTGTCGCGCGAGAAAGCCAAGCGCGCAATGGTGTGGGATGAGCTGGAAGAGGCGTTGGAAAAGAACGAAACCATCACCGGCCGCATCAGTGGCAAGGTTAAGGGTGGTTTCACCGTGGATATCAAGGATGTCCGCGCGTTCCTGCCTGGTTCGCTGGTGGATGTGCGCCCGGTGCGCGACCCGGCCTACCTAGAAGGCAAGGAACTTGAGTTCAAGCTGATCAAGCTGGACCGCAAGCGCAACAACGTGGTGGTTTCGCGTCGTGCAGTGGTCGAGAGCGAGCATTCGGAAGAGCGCGAGCAGCTGATGGACAAGCTGCAGGAAGGCGCGATACTGAAGGGTGTCGTCAAGAACCTGACCGACTACGGCGCATTCGTGGACCTGGGCGGTATCGACGGCCTGCTGCACATCACCGACATGGCCTGGAAGCGCGTGCGCCATCCGTCCGAAGTCGTCAACGTTGGCGATGAGCTGGACGTTCGCGTGCTGAAGTTCGATCGCGAGCGTAACCGCGTCAGCCTCGGCCTGAAGCAGCTGGGCGAAGATCCGTGGGACAACATCGCTCGTCGTTACCCGGCCAACAGCCGCGTGTTTGGCAAGGTCTCCAACGTTACCGATTACGGCGCATTCGTCGAGATCGAGCCGGGCGTCGAAGGTCTGGTGCACGTCTCTGAGATGGATTGGACCAACAAGAACGTCAACCCGTCCAAGGTTGTGCAGGTGGGTGACGAAGTCGAAGTGATGGTGCTGGATGTCGACGAGGAGCGTCGCCGCATCTCGCTGGGCATGAAGCAGGTTGCCGCCAATCCGTGGGAAACTTTCGCTGCCACCCACAAAAAGAACGATAAGGTGTCCGGTCAGATCAAGTCGATCACCGACTTCGGCATCTTCATCGGTCTGGACGGCGGCATCGACGGTCTGGTCCACCTGTCCGACATCAGCTGGAACACCACCGGCGAAGATGTTGTGCGCAACTATAAGAAGGGCGACACGCTGGAAGCCGTGGTGCTGGCAGTCGATCCGGAACGTGAGCGCATCAGTCTGGGCGTCAAGCAGCTGGAGCAGGATCCGTTCGGCCAGTACATGGCTTCCAACCCGAAGGGTTCAAAGGTCGAAGGTGTGGTCCGAGAAGTCGATGCCAAGGGCGCCATGATCGACTTGGCCGATGGCATCGAAGGCTACGTCGCTGCACGCGACATCGCCAACGAGCGTGTGGACGATGCGGCCCAGCACCTGAAAGTCGGCGACAAGATCGAAGCCAAGTTCGTGGGCATGGACCGTAAGGGCCGCACCCTGCAGCTGTCGATCAAGGCCAAGGACGACGCCGAAATGCGCGAAACACTGGAGGAATACCAGTCCTCCGCCGCATCCGGTGGCATGACTCAGTTGGGCGCGTTGCTGCGTGCACAGTTGAACAGCAACAAGTCCGAGTAA
- a CDS encoding integration host factor subunit beta has product MTKSELIEILARRQAHLKSDDVDLAVKSLLEMMGQALSDGDRIEIRGFGSFSLHYRPPRLGRNPKTGESVALPGKHVPHFKPGKELRERVSSVVPVDLADAAD; this is encoded by the coding sequence ATGACAAAGTCCGAATTGATTGAAATCCTGGCGCGACGCCAAGCGCATCTGAAGTCGGACGACGTGGATCTGGCAGTGAAGTCGCTGCTGGAAATGATGGGGCAGGCGCTCTCGGATGGTGATCGGATCGAAATCCGCGGGTTCGGCAGTTTCTCGCTGCATTACCGTCCACCACGCCTGGGCCGTAATCCAAAGACCGGCGAGTCGGTCGCCTTGCCTGGCAAGCATGTTCCGCACTTCAAGCCGGGCAAGGAATTGCGTGAGCGTGTGAGCTCCGTGGTCCCGGTCGATCTGGCCGATGCAGCGGATTGA
- a CDS encoding lipopolysaccharide assembly protein LapA domain-containing protein, translating into MKVFRLLVMLAFLLVGLIIGAVNSQDVTLDFLFSNVHTTSGIAIIVALLVGVLIGAGMVLVSVVIPIYSKLRQANKAVAVSRVDARPIPPGSAEPRPFDGM; encoded by the coding sequence ATGAAGGTGTTTCGTTTGCTGGTGATGTTGGCCTTCCTGCTGGTCGGTCTGATCATCGGTGCGGTCAATTCCCAGGACGTCACTCTCGATTTCCTATTCTCTAATGTGCATACCACCTCCGGGATCGCGATCATCGTCGCGCTGCTGGTCGGTGTGTTGATTGGTGCCGGCATGGTGCTGGTCAGTGTGGTCATTCCCATTTATTCCAAACTGCGCCAGGCCAACAAGGCTGTTGCTGTCAGTCGCGTCGACGCTAGGCCCATTCCGCCTGGCTCAGCCGAGCCCCGCCCCTTTGACGGGATGTAA
- the lapB gene encoding lipopolysaccharide assembly protein LapB: MDFLTEWIWFFLFVPVAALGGWIVGSRGGQRHGDTQVSRLSSTYFRGLNYLLNEQPDKAIELFLHIAELDKETFETQVALGHLFRRRGEVDRAIRLHQGLVQRADLTDQQRVQALLALGEDYMKSGLLDRAETVFTELAQLDQRAPQALRHLIGIYQAERDWEKAIDNATRYEEVTGEPMGKLISQFECELADRYRSLNKSDEALQAIARAYQADGTSVRAGILEGRIEAERGHDEAAVRAFERAARHDPEYLPEIIPALMAAYRRVGDIPGARNFLSEMTEHYRGIAPVLALTQLMEAQDGVAPALAYLGRQLKDRPSVRGESALIDLALAEGSDPVGTLQNLKHITDQLLVRNPSYRCTRCGFGAKTHHWQCPSCKEWGSVKPLLNYAVV, encoded by the coding sequence ATGGACTTTCTGACCGAATGGATCTGGTTCTTCCTGTTTGTACCGGTGGCAGCGCTAGGCGGCTGGATCGTTGGTAGCCGCGGTGGTCAACGCCACGGCGATACTCAAGTCAGTCGCTTGTCCAGTACCTACTTTCGCGGCCTGAACTATCTGCTCAACGAGCAGCCGGACAAGGCGATCGAGCTATTTCTGCATATCGCCGAATTGGATAAAGAAACCTTCGAGACGCAGGTCGCGTTGGGCCATCTGTTCCGTCGTCGCGGTGAAGTCGACCGTGCGATCCGTTTGCACCAGGGGCTGGTGCAACGCGCCGACCTGACCGATCAGCAGCGCGTCCAGGCCTTGCTGGCACTAGGCGAGGATTACATGAAGTCCGGTCTGCTGGATCGTGCCGAAACCGTGTTCACCGAACTGGCGCAACTCGATCAACGCGCACCGCAGGCGCTGCGTCATCTGATCGGTATTTATCAGGCCGAGCGCGATTGGGAAAAGGCGATCGACAACGCGACTCGCTACGAAGAGGTGACCGGCGAGCCGATGGGCAAGCTGATCTCGCAATTCGAATGCGAATTGGCCGATCGCTATCGCAGTCTGAACAAGAGCGACGAAGCGCTGCAGGCGATCGCACGCGCTTATCAGGCCGATGGCACTTCAGTGCGTGCAGGCATCCTGGAAGGGCGCATCGAAGCCGAGCGCGGACACGACGAAGCGGCGGTACGCGCGTTCGAGCGTGCGGCCCGGCATGACCCCGAATACTTGCCGGAGATTATTCCGGCATTGATGGCGGCGTATCGCCGGGTCGGCGATATTCCAGGTGCGCGCAATTTCCTGTCGGAGATGACCGAGCACTATCGCGGCATTGCGCCGGTGCTGGCGCTGACCCAGTTGATGGAAGCGCAAGACGGTGTGGCGCCTGCGCTGGCCTACCTGGGGCGTCAGCTCAAGGATCGGCCGTCGGTACGCGGCGAGTCGGCATTGATCGATCTCGCCCTGGCCGAAGGCAGCGATCCGGTTGGCACGCTGCAGAATCTCAAACACATTACCGATCAGTTGCTGGTGCGCAACCCGAGCTACCGTTGCACCCGTTGCGGCTTCGGTGCCAAAACGCACCATTGGCAATGCCCGAGCTGCAAGGAATGGGGTTCGGTCAAGCCGTTGTTGAACTACGCGGTGGTCTGA
- a CDS encoding MraY family glycosyltransferase, giving the protein MVWLWCVLHLVASALGTWLLRRYALHRRLLDQPGERRSHVVATPRGGGMAIVSAILLGCFAASALWPAANLVVGWFAAGLVLVAAVGWWDDHRPLSAKLRFAIHLAASASLGWLVSHYTGNVWDGVLTAAASVVLINVWNFMDGINGLASSQAALAALAFAAVAPVAWSWAGLAIAASCLGFLPFNFPRARIFLGDGGSGALGYVLAALLAVNVVSGQVSWWISWLPLTAFLVDAGFTLLARMLAGQRWWEPHAQHVYQRLARRLETHVPVTGVYFAFSLAAVCLYVLSRHDLFWLQVSEALAWGVGATAIWHFLRDGLRNS; this is encoded by the coding sequence ATGGTCTGGTTGTGGTGCGTGCTGCATCTGGTGGCTTCAGCGCTGGGGACGTGGTTGTTGCGGCGTTATGCGTTGCACCGCCGCTTGCTCGACCAACCCGGTGAACGACGCAGCCATGTGGTCGCAACGCCGCGGGGCGGCGGTATGGCCATCGTGTCGGCCATCCTGCTGGGTTGCTTTGCCGCAAGCGCGTTATGGCCGGCGGCAAACCTGGTCGTCGGTTGGTTCGCTGCAGGGTTGGTGTTGGTAGCTGCTGTGGGTTGGTGGGACGATCATCGCCCGTTGTCGGCCAAGCTGCGTTTTGCGATCCATCTGGCCGCATCGGCGTCGTTAGGCTGGTTGGTCAGCCACTACACGGGCAATGTGTGGGATGGCGTTCTTACCGCAGCGGCGTCCGTGGTGCTGATCAACGTCTGGAATTTCATGGACGGCATCAACGGTTTGGCAAGCAGCCAGGCTGCGCTGGCTGCATTGGCATTTGCGGCCGTGGCGCCAGTTGCATGGTCTTGGGCGGGTCTGGCGATTGCCGCCTCCTGTCTGGGATTTCTTCCATTCAATTTTCCGCGGGCGCGCATTTTCTTGGGGGATGGCGGCAGCGGTGCGCTCGGATATGTGCTGGCCGCTTTGCTGGCGGTCAACGTGGTGAGCGGGCAGGTGAGCTGGTGGATCAGCTGGTTGCCGCTCACGGCATTTCTTGTAGACGCCGGTTTTACGCTACTGGCTCGCATGCTTGCCGGGCAACGCTGGTGGGAGCCGCATGCCCAGCACGTCTATCAGCGTCTGGCACGCCGGCTTGAGACGCACGTTCCGGTAACGGGTGTTTACTTTGCTTTCAGCCTCGCTGCGGTCTGCTTGTATGTGTTGAGTCGTCATGATCTGTTTTGGCTGCAGGTGTCCGAGGCTCTGGCATGGGGTGTAGGCGCTACCGCGATTTGGCATTTTCTGCGCGATGGACTGCGCAATTCCTGA
- a CDS encoding polysaccharide biosynthesis protein, with product MISLRDRLTKALPQTAVVVHDLLMVWVCWQLLHAGRYSMLREAPDLPLSDWRTAVVLVAQGLVFWKMGLYRGLWRFASVPDLWNIFKSSFLGLVAIVLALSYDRLDGVPLSVLVVYPFALSALLGTPRLLYRAWKDYQIAHSGAAAQRVLILGAGRAAEGLVRDLRRNGAFVPVGYLDDASNLHGAKIQGLNVLGNLDQAAAIAKETAAKLLVIAIPSLDASGMQRVVAICESTGLPFRMVPKLINVLEGRSLPGELKEVAIEDLLNRKPVTPDWRLIRDWLTNKTVMVTGAGGSIGSEVCRQCARHGARRIVLLEIDELALLTIDSDLRRLFPDIEVVRVLGDCGDPAVVAYALNTATPDAVFHAAAYKQVPLLEEQLREAVRNNVLATENVARACQRARIETFVFISTDKAVEPVNVLGASKRYAEMICQSLDARDAPTRFITVRFGNVLDSAGSVVPLFREQIRQGGPVTVTHPDVTRYFMTIPEACQLVVQAAASASHGAIYTLDMGEPVPIRLLAEQMIRLAGKQPGKDVAILYTGLRPGEKLHETLFYSDEDYRPTAHPKILEAGVREFSHEQVLQLVTRLREAVNRYDIKVMETVLGSLMPDFAAARRKVDARSDTVVPFPAREVRRL from the coding sequence ATGATTTCCTTGCGTGATCGTTTGACCAAAGCATTGCCGCAGACGGCAGTAGTAGTGCACGACCTGCTGATGGTGTGGGTGTGTTGGCAGCTACTGCATGCCGGCCGCTATTCCATGCTGCGTGAAGCGCCCGATCTGCCGCTATCGGACTGGCGCACCGCAGTAGTACTGGTGGCGCAGGGGTTGGTATTCTGGAAGATGGGCCTTTATCGCGGGCTGTGGCGGTTCGCCTCGGTGCCGGATCTGTGGAACATCTTCAAGTCAAGTTTTCTCGGCTTGGTCGCGATCGTGTTGGCGCTGTCTTACGACCGCCTGGACGGTGTGCCGCTCTCGGTGCTGGTCGTTTACCCGTTCGCGCTGTCGGCATTGCTGGGTACGCCGCGCCTGCTGTATCGCGCCTGGAAGGATTATCAGATCGCACACTCCGGCGCTGCTGCGCAGCGCGTGCTGATCCTGGGCGCCGGTCGCGCCGCCGAAGGATTGGTGCGCGATCTTCGTCGTAACGGTGCGTTTGTGCCGGTGGGTTATCTGGATGACGCCAGCAATCTGCATGGCGCCAAGATCCAGGGTCTTAACGTGCTTGGCAATCTGGATCAGGCCGCAGCCATCGCTAAAGAGACAGCGGCCAAGTTGCTGGTGATCGCGATTCCGTCCTTGGATGCCTCCGGCATGCAGCGCGTGGTGGCGATCTGCGAAAGTACCGGCTTGCCGTTTCGGATGGTGCCCAAGCTGATCAACGTGCTGGAAGGGCGCTCGTTGCCGGGCGAGTTGAAAGAAGTCGCGATCGAGGACCTGCTCAATCGCAAGCCGGTCACGCCTGACTGGCGCTTGATTCGAGACTGGCTGACCAACAAGACGGTGATGGTGACTGGCGCTGGTGGTTCGATCGGCTCGGAGGTTTGCCGCCAGTGTGCGCGTCACGGTGCGCGTCGGATCGTGCTGCTGGAAATCGACGAGCTGGCATTGCTGACCATCGACTCGGATCTGCGCCGGTTGTTCCCCGATATCGAAGTGGTGCGCGTACTGGGCGATTGCGGCGACCCGGCCGTCGTTGCGTATGCGCTCAACACCGCAACGCCGGATGCGGTGTTCCATGCGGCCGCCTATAAGCAGGTGCCGTTGCTGGAAGAACAGTTGCGTGAGGCGGTGCGCAACAACGTGTTGGCGACCGAGAATGTGGCGCGTGCCTGTCAGCGTGCGCGGATCGAGACCTTCGTCTTCATCTCCACCGACAAGGCAGTCGAGCCGGTCAACGTGTTGGGCGCGAGCAAGCGCTACGCCGAGATGATCTGCCAGAGTCTTGACGCACGCGATGCGCCGACCCGCTTCATCACCGTGCGCTTCGGCAATGTTCTCGATTCGGCCGGTAGCGTGGTGCCGTTGTTCCGCGAGCAGATTCGTCAGGGCGGCCCGGTCACGGTGACGCACCCGGATGTGACGCGTTACTTCATGACGATTCCGGAAGCCTGCCAGCTGGTGGTGCAGGCCGCTGCATCCGCGTCGCACGGCGCGATCTACACGCTGGACATGGGCGAGCCGGTGCCGATTCGCTTGTTGGCCGAACAGATGATTCGCCTTGCCGGCAAACAGCCAGGCAAGGACGTGGCGATTCTCTATACCGGCCTGCGTCCCGGCGAAAAACTGCATGAGACGCTGTTCTATTCCGACGAAGACTATCGCCCCACCGCGCATCCCAAGATCCTGGAAGCCGGTGTGCGCGAGTTCTCGCACGAGCAGGTGTTGCAGTTGGTGACGCGCCTGCGTGAGGCAGTTAACCGCTATGACATCAAGGTGATGGAGACTGTGCTGGGCAGTCTGATGCCGGATTTCGCGGCTGCTCGACGGAAAGTCGACGCGCGATCTGATACGGTCGTTCCATTCCCCGCACGTGAGGTCAGAAGACTTTAA
- the galU gene encoding UTP--glucose-1-phosphate uridylyltransferase GalU translates to MSKRIRKAVFPVAGLGTRFLPATKTVPKEMLPIIDKPLIQYAVDEAIQAGCDTLIFVTNRYKHSIADYFDKAYELEHKLERAGKLEQLELVRHALPKGVSAIFVTQAEALGLGHAVLCAKAVVGDEPFAVLLPDDLIWNRGAGALTQMADVAEASGGSVIAVEDVPHDMTASYGIVATDVFDGHKGRITAIVEKPKPEVAPSTLAVVGRYVLSPKIFELLEQTDAGAGGEIQLTDAIAGLLQQETVDAYRFEGRRFDCGAHIGLIEATVHFALEHKKHGGLAKEILRAALAEADARS, encoded by the coding sequence ATGAGTAAGCGTATTCGCAAGGCCGTTTTCCCCGTTGCAGGTCTTGGGACCCGCTTTCTTCCGGCAACCAAAACGGTTCCGAAAGAAATGCTGCCAATCATCGACAAACCGCTGATCCAGTACGCCGTCGACGAAGCCATCCAGGCTGGTTGCGATACCCTGATCTTCGTCACCAACCGCTATAAGCACTCGATCGCGGACTACTTCGACAAGGCCTACGAGCTGGAGCATAAACTCGAGCGCGCAGGCAAGCTGGAGCAACTGGAGCTGGTGCGTCATGCGTTGCCGAAAGGCGTTAGCGCCATTTTTGTGACGCAGGCTGAAGCACTGGGTCTGGGCCACGCAGTTCTTTGCGCCAAGGCGGTGGTGGGTGATGAGCCGTTCGCTGTGTTGCTGCCAGACGATCTCATCTGGAATCGCGGCGCTGGTGCGCTGACGCAGATGGCTGATGTGGCAGAAGCCTCCGGTGGCAGTGTTATCGCGGTCGAAGATGTGCCGCACGACATGACCGCGAGCTACGGCATCGTGGCTACCGACGTGTTCGATGGCCACAAGGGTCGCATCACCGCCATTGTTGAAAAGCCCAAGCCGGAAGTGGCGCCTAGCACTCTGGCCGTGGTCGGGCGCTATGTGCTCAGCCCGAAAATCTTCGAACTGCTCGAACAGACCGATGCAGGAGCGGGTGGAGAAATTCAATTGACTGATGCGATTGCTGGGCTGCTGCAGCAGGAAACTGTCGATGCGTATCGTTTCGAGGGCCGTCGCTTCGATTGCGGCGCGCATATTGGTCTGATCGAGGCTACGGTGCACTTCGCGCTTGAGCACAAGAAGCATGGGGGACTTGCGAAGGAAATCCTGCGCGCTGCGTTGGCCGAGGCAGACGCTCGCAGCTGA
- a CDS encoding DUF1244 domain-containing protein has protein sequence MTDTTSTPDSITTSIEAAAFRRLLQHLNQDRSDVQNIDLMILAGFCRNCLSDWYREAAEAQGQTMSKDQAREAVYGMSFADWKQQYQKDATPEQLEAFAAAQRKHG, from the coding sequence ATGACCGACACCACCTCAACGCCGGATTCAATCACGACATCCATCGAAGCGGCCGCATTTCGCCGTCTGTTGCAGCATCTCAACCAGGATCGCAGCGATGTGCAGAACATAGATCTGATGATCCTCGCTGGCTTCTGCCGCAATTGCCTGAGCGACTGGTACCGCGAAGCGGCCGAAGCGCAAGGTCAAACGATGAGCAAGGACCAGGCACGCGAAGCGGTCTATGGCATGTCGTTCGCCGACTGGAAGCAGCAGTATCAGAAAGACGCCACGCCCGAGCAGCTGGAGGCCTTTGCCGCGGCTCAACGCAAGCACGGCTGA
- the folD gene encoding bifunctional methylenetetrahydrofolate dehydrogenase/methenyltetrahydrofolate cyclohydrolase FolD produces MTASAPAASATARLLDGRRIAEDLLDGLKLRVDARLAAGRVRPGLAVVLVGSDPASSVYVRNKRRAAEKVGIEAFDYDLPQGTSEIELAKLVDQLNADPKIHGILIQLPLPGISDANRLIQCIDPCKDVDGFHPQNVGHLALREFGLRPCTPRGIVTLLGHTDQPVRGRNATIVGVSNHVGRPMGLELLIAGCTVTSCHKFTPPEVLEASVRNADILVVAVGRPGLIPGEWVKPGAVVIDVGINRLEDGRLVGDVGFDAAAQRASWITPVPGGVGPMTVATLMQNTFEAADASD; encoded by the coding sequence ATGACCGCTTCCGCGCCAGCTGCATCTGCTACGGCCCGCCTTCTCGATGGTCGCCGCATTGCCGAGGACCTGCTCGACGGATTGAAGCTGCGGGTGGACGCGCGTCTGGCAGCCGGCAGGGTACGCCCCGGATTGGCGGTGGTGCTGGTCGGCAGTGATCCAGCCTCGTCGGTGTATGTGCGCAACAAGCGGCGTGCGGCCGAAAAGGTCGGCATCGAAGCCTTCGATTACGACTTGCCGCAAGGTACCAGCGAAATCGAATTGGCGAAGCTAGTCGACCAACTCAATGCAGACCCCAAGATCCACGGCATCCTGATCCAGCTGCCGTTGCCGGGGATCTCCGATGCCAATCGTTTGATCCAGTGCATCGACCCGTGCAAGGACGTGGATGGTTTCCATCCGCAAAATGTCGGGCATCTTGCGTTGCGCGAATTTGGCCTGCGTCCATGCACGCCCCGCGGCATCGTGACTTTGCTCGGTCATACCGATCAGCCGGTGCGTGGCCGCAACGCGACCATTGTTGGCGTGAGCAACCACGTCGGTAGGCCGATGGGCCTGGAGTTGCTGATCGCCGGTTGCACGGTCACCAGCTGCCACAAATTCACCCCGCCCGAGGTGCTGGAAGCCAGCGTGCGCAATGCCGATATTCTAGTGGTGGCGGTGGGCCGTCCGGGCCTGATTCCTGGCGAATGGGTCAAGCCGGGCGCAGTGGTGATCGATGTAGGCATCAATCGTTTGGAAGACGGCCGTTTGGTAGGCGATGTCGGTTTTGACGCCGCAGCGCAGCGCGCGTCCTGGATCACGCCGGTGCCGGGCGGGGTAGGGCCGATGACGGTGGCCACGCTGATGCAGAACACGTTTGAAGCCGCCGACGCGTCTGATTGA